A window of Rosa rugosa chromosome 7, drRosRugo1.1, whole genome shotgun sequence genomic DNA:
ATGTTTCGGCTGAGAAATTGATTAACGGGGTGGCTGGGATTGACCCGCAAAGGAGAGCTGAGCTGATCAAGGTGTTGGATATTGATCTTTCATGGAGGTTGCATAAGGTCTCAGACGGTCAGAGAAGAAGGGTCCAGATCTGTATGGGTCTGCTCAGACCATACAAGGTACTTTTTTCACTCACATATtatgtaattttttgtttttggttatgcattgcacaccatgtgtttgatgaaatgtgTGTGGATGAATTTAGGTGCTTCTGCTTGATGAGATCACAGTGGACCTTGATGTGCTAGCGAGGGCGGACCTTCTCCAGTTCTTGAGGAAGGAATGTGAGGAGCGAGGTGCTACGATCATTTACGCTACGCATATATTTGACGGGTTGGAGAATTGGCCATCACACATTGTGTATGTTGCTAATGGGAAGCTGCAATTGTCAATGCCGATGGACAAGGTTAGGGAGACGTACAAGCTGTCGCTCATGGTTAGTGTTCCGAACTGTGCATTACACACCATTTACTTTTCGAGTAATTTGATGTTGAGTTTGGATtggatttgattttattttatttgcagAGAACAGTTGAGAGTTGGCTGAGGAAGGAGCGCGAGGAGGAGAGGGCgagaagaaaagagaggaaGGCAAGAGGTCTTGCCGAGTTTGATGAACAAATTGAGGGCAGCCGTGTGATTAATAATGGTTGGGCGGCCGGGCGCCTCAACTCCACCGTCGCCGGAGAAGAAAACTTTGTGTGGAGCTCAAACAGAGTTCTCAGGCAATAGATATACTTGGTGCCGGTGACAACAGAATTTGAACGTGCTGCCGCTGGTTTATAACATTTTGTGAATGTGATGTATGAGATAATTCTATGACTTTGGTTTCTCACCAGAGATCATTTTCACAGATCCCTTGAATTTGGATCCTTTGTATTTCATTGTATTACTAGCTTGTGTTCAATTTTGTGTGCacatatatttgaaaaaaaaaagaatgccaAATATCAAATTGGAACGGAATACTTTGTTGTACTACATGTAGACAGATACAACTTTTCTCGTgaacgttttttttttatacgaaCTTTTCTCGTGAATGTTGGTAATAAATTGATCAACTATTCCCATGCTTCCACAGTCATAGCAAAAGTCCTTGTTATCCTCGACTGGCGGAAGTGTTGTTACCTATCCCGGGCATAGTAGTCTTTTTATCTTTCCTTTCAGTTTGGGTACTTTGTCCTCAACAATAGAGACAGTTTCAAATACCAAAAAAGACTAAATTTTATTGACAATCCATGAATGATTCAACACAGCATGCATTAAGTCCATCAAAACATGGTGAAGGGACAGTTAGGTTCAAAATCCATTGATTGGAATCCTAAACCGATACAAACAAATGTGTATGTAGAATGTAGAAGTCTTGAATTATTTAAAATCTACAGCCGTCAATCACTTTGTAATAATATCTAAACAGATACATTCTCGGGGAGCCGAGAAACAGAAGATAATGTGAGCCGTCACACAACTTGCAAACAAGCGGTTGCTGAAGATTACTGATCATTTAAGCCTGCAAAACAAGTAAATACAAGCAAGCAGACATTAGTTTCAGAACAAAGAACAGAGTATAAGTACTATGTCTGCAatgaagaaacagaagcataCCTTGTTTGCGATATTGTTTGAGAGCCAGTCAAGACCCTCATAGAGCCCTTCACCAGAAGTGGCACATGTACTCTGGATGTACCTGCAAAAATAACATTGTATGAGATCTGTTCCAAAATCAAagcctttttattttattgtgtGCGCGCATATATGGCAAAGGAGAGAGAGGGGTATAAGTATTCTTCAAAGTACCAGTGGCGTTGACGAAGAGAGTGGAGACCGAGTTTGTCAGTGATCTCTGCAGCATTCATAGCATTTGGAAGATCCTGCTTGTTGGCAAATACAAGCAGCACAGCATCCCTCAACTCGTCCTATAAATTCAAGTAGACACATTATGCAAACAGAGCATTCGAGGGAAGATTGCAATGAAAAAAGCAAAGCATTCAGAAGCTTTGGTACCTCATTCAACATGCGGTGCAGCTCATCCCTAGCCTCAACAACACGATCACGATCATTGCTGTCAACCACAAAAATGAGCCCTTGTGTATTTTGGAAGTAGTGTCTCCATAAAGGTCGAATCTACACAAACACAAAAAATTCACAACGTTGGTCAAAATCACAATATATACATCATATGCTGCATAAATAAGCACATTAGTGTAGACATGCAAATAAGAATATGCACGAGGCAAAATCAACAGAATTTCCTATATATTACAAGGGACAACTAAGACAAGTTGGCAGAAGTAGATGTAGTTCATGAATATGTTGTTATACACCGATGGAGTAGCAGCTACTCAACCCAAAACCATCAATAAGCATATGTATGCAGAAAATACAATAGATTTAACATATCCTTGTAACCATATAAATGAAAGGGATGAGGAAAACTGAAAGATAATACAGCTCTGGTCGATATAGCTTCTATCCTAAGAATAAAACATCTAGAAGGCTGTCCATGAACAAAATGTCACCAACTAGCAGCGTCTATATAGATGTCAAACCATGTATACACAGATGTATATGTCCGCCACAGCGTGGATAGCTTTTTCTCacattaattaagaaaaatctTGAAAAACAAGGTGGCAACAACAATCTAGCTTAGGTTTATGTTGTGTGCTAGTGTAGCAAATCTAACCAGCACACGACCGTCCATAAGCACATAAACCACATGAACTGTAACTATAAAAAAAGGGGTATTCTATAGACACATGTCAAATTTTTGCCAAAGAGTGGATAGCTTTTCCTTGAAGTAATAAGGAAAAACTTGAAAGACAAGGTGGCACAGAACTGTAGCTTAGGTTAATGTTGTGTACTAATGTAGCAAATCTAACCAGCACACGACCGTCCATAAGCACATAAACCAAAAGAACAATAACTAAAAAAATCAAGTCATACTATGTTATATGCACATGTGAAATTTTTGCCAAAGAGTGGATAGCTTTTCCTCAAAATAATTAAGGAGAAACTTGAAAGACAAGGTGGCACGAAACTGTAGCTTAGGTTAATGTTGTGTGCTAATGTAGCAAATCTAACCAACACACGACCGTCCATAAGCACTTAAACCACAGGAAGTATAACTACAATACTCCCGGGTATAAAGTATTGTAGAACCATTTGTACAAATTTAAGACTCAGAAAAACATCAACCCAATCTCAGCCTGAAAAGTGTATACATtgtaattgaaattaaatttagtAATGTTTTATACCTTGTCCTGACCCCCGACATCCCACACGGTAAAGCTAATGTTCTTGTACTCCACGGTTTCAACATTGAATCCTGAACAAAATTGTGGACATATATTACTTGCTAAGATCTATACATAATCTATATTACTTCTCACATAACCACTGTTAAAGAAAAAGTACAACCGCAAGAAACTGCTACAGAATCTTACCGATGGTAGGAATGGTGGTCACAATCTCTCCGAGCTTGAGCTTGTACAAAATGGTAGTTTTACCCGCAGCATCGAGACCGACCATAAGAATTCTCATTTCCTTCTTGGCAAAAAGCCGACTGAACAACTTGGTGAAAGACAACCCCATCTTTGAATTCACTGGACACAGAAATCAAAGTCAGATACAGGACATCcaaccaaaaatctcaacaTTCAATTTGAATTGGCAACCATTCATACACAATTCTAATAGATCTCGAATAAAACCATTGGATTCATCAAAATCCAAATGCGGCGTAAACATACAACCGAAAGGGACAAAATCATTATTATTTTATGCTATCCTGTTAGAATTCTTTGCAGATCACAGCTACTTGCATCGTTTCCTTTCTTTTAAACTCAAATTTCTCATCTATCCGAACAAATTACATAATCAAAGAACCGGAACACGCACACAGATTATAGATCTGAAAATCAAATACAAAAACAGCCTATGGATTCAAACTAGGAACAAAACCTTCAGCCTAAATTTTGAGAGGAGAAAATTTGAAATCCAAACAAACTCAGATTCAGATCCAAACACAAAACCAGATCCAGATTCAGAAATAGAAAACGATGCATCAATCAGGAACCGAAACAACACCAATGATTACACCAAAACCACACGGACCTAATCATACACCAAATTCACCATTCATTATAATCCGAGATTAAGCTGAAGCTATTCAACCATAGATATGAAAGATATACAGAGAGAAATATAtgtgatagagagagagagagagagagagagagatttaccTTGGAGGGGGCAGATCTGAGAAGCTGCCCTGGAGAGAAATGAGGGGGACGCGATGAAATGGGCTCTGAAGAGTCTGTTTTGGGAATATAAATACGGGTCCGAGATAACGACGGGAATTAACGACGTTTGGTGCTTTAAGAAGAATTGACTGGCGTTATTGGGACGTTTGGTGCCGTTAGGGTTTGCATTGGTGCGGCAAGGTGTAGAGTAGCGCGTGTGTGCGCACTCCAACgtggttctttttcttttctctttatttGCCCTATGCTTTCTCTAATTGCTACTTTCGGCCCCCTCCGAACAGATTCACAAATTATGAAGTTTATTTTTATCGGAGCACTTAGACCACTATTTCTATAAATAATCATATGTAATTTTGTATCTTATGAATGTGGATGGAAGATAGTCTAATACTTTAATCGCAGTATTTTCAACACCAAGACATTTAATATGTTATCTCAattaaaaaaatgttatttAAATACGGATCTGAGATAACGATTTAAATGTCTTATTTTagataaatatattttttttctaggTGTAATTATTGGTAGAGTAAATATTTTTTCATGTGTGAACATAAATGTAATCTCAACTAAAAAGAGCTTGCGCCTTTTATTTTAGGTCGTCCACGGTGCATAACACACTGATCCACAACTCACAGTTCTATATTTCACAATTAGGTTGGCGTTTACGGTATATTCTGCTGATTTTAGGAAACAATTAATGAGGGGTTTGTAGAATTTCTTCCCATAAACAAGGGTATTGATCACAAATGAACTTTAGTTAGTGGGAGCAGGTTAGCCCAATCCTTTTATAAAAGATGATATATGTTAGGCTTGAGCTTTACTTTGAACCTAAATCCGGAATACAAACATGACCCCACAATTTGTTATGGCTATGCTCCAATGAATTTGAGAGTACAACACAATTGCCACAAAGATATTTGATGAGATCAATCTCAACTAGGAAACAtgcatgcatacatatatattacatTGGAAACCACTAGAAAATCAAACATCACATTACACACCGAATTCGTTGGACCAGACACCATGCTAATGACACTAAACTAACATTACatgagatgatgatgatgatgatgaaacaaTTTTGAAACAAAACCGGGGCGATTCGACGATGATACGATAGATTATGCTTAATTTGAGCTAATGCATGTCATGAAACATTCAATACAGCAGTGAATCTTCTCACTTGGGCAGCTGCAGCTCCAAGTCGTTTTTCTCAATTTCCTTGGCAGCAGCATTTGGCTTTGTATTTGCGTCTGTTTCTTTGCCCTCATTCTTAGCGGTCTCCTTGGTCTTCCCCCAAAGAACAGAATAGAGCCCGGCCACAATCAAGATCGATCCTAAAGCACTGAATCACCAATTTAGTTAGTACCTTGCAGCACAAGTAAATTAATCGAAGCCTAGCACAAATTCAAAtagactgtatatatatacttacgttCCCAGGTATAATTTCTCATCAAGCAGAGCCCAACTCGAAACAGCCACAACAATGAGCAGCAAAGGGCTGAACACTGACGCATAAAGAGCTCCTTTCCTCTGAATGCTCCATGAAGTGAGGAAAAATGCTACTGCAGAACCCATAATCCCCTGAAATGAATGAAATGGTATCATGTTCGCGATTTAgtacaaaatttaagttactcGTTAAGTTGATTCACGAATAAGTACATACTGAATAGAGGCTCGCAGTAAGCTTCATGGGATTGGTCAATGACCATGCACGTCCATTATGCTCGACAATTACAGCAATGAGCCCACACTCCAAACTGGCCATGAAACACATCAATGTAGTGCTTGTGTAGGGAGCTGGAAACCTATCACTCACTGTTGcctgaaataaaataaaagattaatTAAGTTGTAACTAAGGTTTCTACACAACAAAACTTGGGTCCTGTTTGATTCGCAAAATGGAAATGATTTAGGTTAAAGGACTTCAATGTCCTATGTTTCCCGGCATTTTTATTCATTTCCAACCCTCTAATCTGTGAATCAAACGAGAAGGTGCATAGGAACTTACTTGGATGATGAACCACATTGCCCAACCTAAGGTGCTGATGATGACTAAAAGGGGGCCAACAAAGGAGTTGGCATTGTTTCCTGAGTTTGACTGTCCCATTCTCTGAGCATAACTCCAGTGAATTTTGGATTCACCGATACCAATGTTTTTTCCATGGTAAAATGAGAGTATCATGGCTCCACATACACACACTGCTGTTCCCATCACCTTAGCCAACCCTGCCTTGCTCTTCATTTTTGCTGATTCTTGTCTGAAATTTAACATTGACTCAATTTCAATCTTAGAGAGATAAAAAGAAGAAGTAAAAACACATTAGGTAATACatggtaaagtggtaaaaaccTGAAAAGGACTGCAAGGATAAATGTCATAGCTGGGAGCGTATTTGTCAATGCACAAGCAACGGTTGGAGTGGTTTTGTTCAAtccaagaaaatagaaaacttGGTTTGCAGTTGCTCTGCATTTTTGGGATTCCAGTAATTGGGTCAATTTTGTTGCCATGAAAGAATAGTACATTAGCATAAATATAAATTTGACTACTTACCCAGTTAAGGAACATAGGAAAATCTGGAAAAGGATAGGCATTGTGATCTTGGGTCTTGTTTTCCTATTAGAAATTAATAGAAACAAGCAAACATTAATACGTTATATTACCCATGTTCTCCAGATTTCACAGAGAAAAGCATATATCCCAATTCCAGCAAACATGTCCACTAATGAATTAGAGATCAATAATATAAACTTGACAATTATAGCCAAGTCCAGATATACATATAGAGGCTAAATGTGGCCAACCTAGGGTTCTAGCTAGTGCACTAAATTAGGGTTAGAGAGACCTTTGTGCATGCGCACATAGGGCAGAGTTTTGCCGTGCACACGTGGGGCTTAGGGTTTCTACAAAAATGAACTTTTGCATTTTAGGGACTGTGCTTTATTTGTTCATACTTAATATGCAGGTTTAGTAATTAATTTCTGATCTGCTTTAGCTAATTAAGCCTAGGACGTTGAAACTTGATTTGCCAGCTAGCTCTATATGAATTTACTTAGATCTCGATGCATCCTTATTCCAAAAGAGTCCAGCTCCTACCTACCAATTAGCTATTGCTTTAAAGAGCTAGCTGGCTAGCAATGAAGAAAgacgaagaagaaagaagaaagaagaagaggacaaaTGATTAAGTTATATGTGGCGACCATGCAAAGCTTATATAACTGAAACTTGTGCCACTCGTCCGAAGAATCCTGATACGTTAAAATTAAACGTCTAAAAACCCAAAACGAAAGAGCCCCACACACCTATCATGCATGGCCTTCTGCGTTTATTGCGTGCATCAATAACCATTTTGCCAAATCTGACTCGCTCACTTTGCAGACAATTAATTCTTCACCAGAAAGTTCTCGGGATTTGGATTTTCCCAGGAACTACTTACTTTTAATTTCACTAATGAGAAGAACAGTTTCAAAACTActcaatcaaacaaaataaaCTTTTTTTACTGCTGGAAATTAAATCAAATCAGCAATTGAAGCAAGAACAATGAtcgaagaaagaaagaaaaggaaagataGTGCAGATTCGAGCTCAGAGGTATGAGTAAATGCTCTCAATCATTAGAGCTCTCAGCTTTCATCAACAAAGCACTTTAAGTTAAAATAATCAGAATGCATGatgagataattttttttccctcctcCCATTTTGATTAATTTAATACAAAAAGAACATTCTCTTCTCCCGTTGGTTTCCCTTTGTTTCGTTTCATAACCAGTCAGAAACCAAAATGAACAATTTGTTCTTTATACTATGGAAATTGACTTTGTAATATAATATGAAAAATCAGGCAAGCAGCAGCTTATTATAAAATAGAAAATTTGGCCCCCATTTCACTCAAATATACCAAACAACAATCCAATATAAGAATCGAAAACTTACATGCATGCATTGAGAAGAATTCACAAAACCCTTTAGCTCTATTGCATGTATCAAAAtgaacagatatatatatatatatatatatatatatatatatatatatatatatatatatatatatatatatatatacatatacatatacatatacatatacatacatatatatataaagcagTTTAATCAATTTATTACCATTCCATCCAATAAGCGAAAGGAGCTAAGGCTACGGTGGCGAAAATTTGTCGATAAGCTACAAGAATAAGAGGGTTCAGCTCCGCCTCCAGAGCAAGCTTTGAAGTGATGTTCATTCCTGCATAGCACACTTGCACAAACACCATGGCCACAAATGGCATATAGCTATTACCATAACCAATTGCCATTGCGTTTTCTGAAATATATAGTACTTTCTTAACTTGTACTATATATTTGCAGAAGCAGCAGAACAAAGAAGCTACAGAAAGAAAGCTAGCTAGAGAGATTTGGAGACTGAGAAATGAGGTATTGGGATTATATAAGGGAAAGGTGAAACAGAAAGGTGAAGAGAATCTTTTGCgtgaaaataagagaaaagagaAGCCGTTGGATGATTGATTGCATTGCTTGCAACACTTGGGCTTATGCATGCATACATTTGTCTTAGCTTAATGAGGTGGTTGCCACTAGCACATAGAAACGTTTtcagtttttgttcttttgaGGAGAAATTATTGGGTGGACGTCACACCAAGTGAGCTTTCTAGGCCAAGCTAATAAGCATTGGGGTGTTAGTTGTAGATGTATCTTGATCATTCAAGCTTCATCAATTCAATCTACAAACACTTTTGGGATGTTAGTGATCAATGGCACAATTTATAGGATTTCAACTTACCATACTTAGAAAAAATATATAACTCATCACAGTTAAAATTCTTACGGTAAGTTAATTATCCCACTCACGTTGTCTCACAATCCTTCAATTATAACGTCTATTTGTGATAATTTCCGTTAACGGATGTACAACATGTATGAGAATGCTTTTGGTGTTCATCATCATTTATCAACTCAAATATAATTAATTACGTAAATATCGAATCCGatgatttatgaaaagaaattagaattcttcaaaaaaaagtgaaaagaaaTTAGAAAGAGAAGTCTCTTGTCTAAATTGCTTTTCTTGGCTTTATTCTATAGGATCAACCAATAATCAATAAATCACATCCTGCCATCAACCACATATATAGACTACACACACATGTAGACACAACTATACGAAAACAAGATTGAGATTTTGAGAGTCGAAGTAAAAGTAGAAGTATATAGCCAAGTGTAGATTCCAAtttgtattattatttttttggtcatACGATTCCAATTTGTATAAAGGATTTATTTGCATACTTGCATGTGGGTGCTCTACTAAAATTGAGAGGTTGGGCTTGTATCCCTATCAGAGTTGTTGGCTCAAGGTCTGAGCGAGCATAGTATATACGGTTGGCCCAAAAGTTAAATAAGTCATTGTGTCAATTTTCGCACACGACGTGAAAAACTTATGTGTgtttaaagaaaattaaaattgagagagaattgaatcgtactttcattgataatagggccttctttatatagaggattacaagacatagaatcagagttgtacaaagaaaaataatcgtacaattaatcggatatctatatgaatatctctaattcaaaaccctattacaattaggtcaagtaacctagagtttgtgCTAGACACagattctggatttacttgaacactcccccttgtgttgcccaaacgtggtgctcatctcgttgcctcattaaaaaccttgccgagtaacaaaaaccctgtgggacaaaaataacctcggttgaaggggaaaaagagcacaacacacccttcacatttcgagaccatacatgtagacatctccacctgatgtctgcatctccccctgatgactacgatcatgggagttcggataacttccgcaaatgatgttaccaacatgtttctcgaaagtggaatttaggcactgacttagtgagcaagtctgccacactgtcctcagatcgaacctagttcactttgatcttaaggagagtctattgttgctgattatgtttggtgttgtctcttttgatgtagccttgcttcattcgttcaaaacaagcagcattatcctaaatgctcgtaggctcatcttggtagacttcaaaccacaattgttcgaacatgcataattatggatccaatccatatagaagagcaataatctcctcattgttcgaagatatagcgactagggtctgttctgtagacctccaagatatcgcggtcttacccatggtgacacttaaccagtttgggaatgactttgtgtgggtcaaagagatacccaacatcagcaaaaccttccaaaacacatgtcgttttgggatggggatagaggacgtaGGCTAATGTTGGCggtgttcctggtgtgtgatgggtctgaatccatcgtctctctgtagggatagaacaagtccatatcaattgtacatctcaagtaccgaaagatatcttttacaccaatccaatggtgtcgcgttggcgcaaagttATATATAGTTAGCAAGTTCactacaaatgagatgtccggtcttgcgCATTgtactaagtacaataatgcgcctattgtacttaagcatGACATTTTTGCCTTtagcacgtcttcgtcatcatcctttggaagaagatgatccttttcaggatcagaaaaggatcaagactacggacgatcatgggggtgcttgaaggcttgacttgtcaaaatgcctaagcatctatcaacacgatgctcaagttccaaaccgagacataatcttGTTCttccaaaatccttcatctcaaacttggatttcaagtgttcaacggtttcccttaactctttaagggcttccaatgaagatcatgtccaacatgaaccgcgatagaatccgaaacttgttatggaaacgcgcgggcatatctcttcccaatcaagtagtcactttagtgagcgtttcaaccttattgtaaacgcgctccgtggtctagagctacttgatttgggtaaatgaagttcaccatgaaccttcatgtatattccgtatctagatcctcatagagatacgtagtgagcacatttgtaagctgcatgttcagttattcgtaaactaccaaactaacagggtagtggagtgcaatgacatccattacgagagaatatgtctcatctaGTCGATTCCatggcgttttgtgagaagtcttgcgccctaaggcgagattaccatctcgttttctcatcacactttctaacgaagacccattagtcaataggttttatgttaggaggtgttggtaTCACTGGCTTGAAaatcttcctcttcgttagagaatccaacttaacctggatcgcatctttccatttaggccaaatttctctacgttggcattcattcatcaacggagcgtggttcgatatcatcggactcaacaaactcatgcgcaacgaaatgcgcgattacataatcaattatgatggagtttctatcccacgtctcatgtacactagtgtaattttcaaagagctctatattctcaagaatcGGTTCTGATGTTGAGGCGTCCCTCAACGACAActataatccggaagattctcatgagacggattttgagtgtcgatgatccaaaaATTGGTTTGTCCCAAAGTAttcttcgaacccacgggcctcccacgcatcctagctggggccaagGCCTATaacaccagagtgccactctctttagcgttggcgccatgcctacctctgtgtagggtggcgctacgtcctctcgtagggacgtccttccttgcatgCATGTTttcagcagatatgtgtgatcttgtcactttagtggggatcgagatgagacatagtgggatCAGGCCACTACAATTCCTGActttcctgctgaacattcgtgttcttatctctccCTAACGACCGGaatattgtctcatcaaagtgacaatctgcaagacatgcggtaaagagatcgcctagcaagggcattaagtggcggacgattgttgaaATCTCAAATCCAAAGTAGtggcccattcgtctgtaaggacctatcatagtgcgctgtggcggcgc
This region includes:
- the LOC133722532 gene encoding ABC transporter I family member 20: MGVKQGSEPTIVIDRLKFTYPGINGHPPPGAKPLIDDFSLTLNAGDRCLLVGSNGAGKTTILKILGGKHMVDPSMVRVLGRSAFHDTALTGSGDLSYLGGEWRRDVAFAGFDVPIQMDVSAEKLINGVAGIDPQRRAELIKVLDIDLSWRLHKVSDGQRRRVQICMGLLRPYKVLLLDEITVDLDVLARADLLQFLRKECEERGATIIYATHIFDGLENWPSHIVYVANGKLQLSMPMDKVRETYKLSLMRTVESWLRKEREEERARRKERKARGLAEFDEQIEGSRVINNGWAAGRLNSTVAGEENFVWSSNRVLRQ
- the LOC133722533 gene encoding ADP-ribosylation factor-like, which translates into the protein MGLSFTKLFSRLFAKKEMRILMVGLDAAGKTTILYKLKLGEIVTTIPTIGFNVETVEYKNISFTVWDVGGQDKIRPLWRHYFQNTQGLIFVVDSNDRDRVVEARDELHRMLNEDELRDAVLLVFANKQDLPNAMNAAEITDKLGLHSLRQRHWYIQSTCATSGEGLYEGLDWLSNNIANKA
- the LOC133722531 gene encoding WAT1-related protein At1g09380, giving the protein MAIGYGNSYMPFVAMVFVQVCYAGMNITSKLALEAELNPLILVAYRQIFATVALAPFAYWMEWKTRPKITMPILFQIFLCSLTGATANQVFYFLGLNKTTPTVACALTNTLPAMTFILAVLFRQESAKMKSKAGLAKVMGTAVCVCGAMILSFYHGKNIGIGESKIHWSYAQRMGQSNSGNNANSFVGPLLVIISTLGWAMWFIIQATVSDRFPAPYTSTTLMCFMASLECGLIAVIVEHNGRAWSLTNPMKLTASLYSGIMGSAVAFFLTSWSIQRKGALYASVFSPLLLIVVAVSSWALLDEKLYLGTALGSILIVAGLYSVLWGKTKETAKNEGKETDANTKPNAAAKEIEKNDLELQLPK